From one Streptococcus oralis genomic stretch:
- a CDS encoding ABC transporter ATP-binding protein, whose amino-acid sequence MKRQTANQTLKRLAIDLANHPFLLFLAFLGTIAQVALSIYLPILIGQVIDQVLVTGSSPVFWQIFIQMILVIIGNTLVQWANPLLYNRLIFSYTRDLRERIIHKLHRLPIAFVDRQGSGEMVSRVTTDIEQLAAGLTMIFNQFFIGVLMILVSILAMLQIHLLMTLLVLLLTPLSMVISRFIAKRSYHLFQKQTETRGIQTQLIEESLSQQTIIQSFNAQTEFIQRLHVANANYAGYSQSAIFYSSTVNPSTRFVNALIYALLAGVGAYRIMMGSTLTIGRLVTFLNYVQQYTKPFNDISSVLAELQSALACAERVYAVLESPEVVETGKEILTSDQVKGAISFKHVSFGYNPERILIKDLSIDIPAGSKVAIVGPTGAGKSTLINLLMRFYPINSGDILLDGQSIYDYTRASLRQQFGMVLQETWLKQGTIHDNIAFGNPDASREQVIAAAKAANADFFIQQLPQGYDTKLENAGESLSVGQAQLLTIARVFLAIPKILILDEATSSIDTRTEVLVQDAFAKLMKGRTSFIIAHRLSTIQDADLILVLVDGDIVEHGNHHDLMDRKGKYYQMQKAAAFSSE is encoded by the coding sequence ATGAAACGACAAACCGCAAACCAGACGCTCAAACGTTTGGCCATAGATTTAGCAAACCATCCTTTCCTCCTTTTCCTTGCCTTTCTAGGAACTATTGCCCAAGTTGCTTTATCGATCTACCTACCTATCTTGATTGGGCAGGTCATTGACCAGGTCCTCGTAACTGGTTCTTCACCAGTTTTTTGGCAGATTTTCATCCAGATGATCTTGGTGATCATAGGAAATACACTGGTACAATGGGCCAATCCTCTTCTTTATAATCGTCTAATCTTCTCTTATACCAGAGACTTGCGGGAGCGAATCATTCATAAGCTCCATCGGTTACCGATTGCTTTTGTGGATCGGCAGGGCAGTGGAGAGATGGTTAGTCGTGTGACCACAGACATAGAACAGCTGGCAGCCGGCTTAACCATGATTTTCAATCAATTTTTCATTGGTGTTTTGATGATTTTGGTTAGTATTCTAGCCATGCTCCAAATTCATCTCCTCATGACCCTCTTGGTCTTGCTGTTGACGCCCCTGTCCATGGTGATTTCACGCTTTATTGCCAAGAGATCTTATCACCTCTTCCAGAAGCAAACGGAGACGAGAGGAATTCAGACTCAGTTGATTGAAGAGTCTCTTAGCCAGCAAACTATTATCCAGTCCTTCAATGCTCAAACAGAGTTTATCCAAAGACTGCATGTGGCTAATGCCAACTATGCAGGCTATTCTCAGTCAGCCATCTTTTATTCATCAACGGTTAATCCTTCAACTCGCTTTGTCAACGCACTCATTTATGCTCTTCTAGCTGGAGTAGGAGCTTATCGAATCATGATGGGGTCCACCTTGACCATCGGACGTTTAGTGACTTTTTTGAATTACGTCCAACAGTACACCAAGCCCTTTAATGATATTTCTTCTGTTTTAGCTGAGTTGCAAAGTGCTTTAGCTTGTGCAGAGCGTGTCTATGCTGTCTTAGAAAGTCCTGAGGTTGTTGAAACAGGTAAGGAAATCTTGACCAGTGACCAAGTTAAGGGAGCCATTTCCTTTAAGCATGTTTCTTTTGGATACAATCCTGAAAGGATCTTGATTAAGGATTTGTCTATCGATATCCCAGCTGGTAGCAAGGTAGCCATCGTTGGTCCGACAGGTGCTGGTAAGTCAACTCTTATCAATCTCCTCATGCGTTTTTATCCTATTAACTCGGGAGATATCTTGTTAGATGGGCAATCCATTTATGATTATACCCGAGCGTCATTGAGACAGCAGTTTGGGATGGTACTCCAAGAAACCTGGCTCAAGCAAGGGACCATTCATGACAATATTGCCTTTGGAAATCCTGATGCCAGTAGGGAGCAGGTGATTGCTGCCGCAAAAGCAGCCAACGCAGACTTTTTCATCCAACAGTTGCCACAGGGATACGATACCAAGTTGGAAAATGCAGGAGAATCCCTCTCTGTTGGGCAAGCCCAGCTCTTGACCATTGCCCGAGTCTTTCTAGCTATTCCCAAGATTCTCATCTTAGACGAGGCGACTTCTTCCATCGATACACGGACAGAAGTGCTAGTTCAGGATGCCTTTGCCAAACTAATGAAAGGGCGCACAAGCTTTATCATTGCTCACCGTTTGTCAACCATTCAGGATGCGGATTTGATTCTTGTCTTGGTAGATGGCGACATTGTGGAGCATGGTAACCATCATGATCTCATGGATAGAAAGGGCAAGTATTACCAAATGCAAAAAGCTGCGGCCTTTAGCTCTGAATAA
- a CDS encoding TRZ/ATZ family protein has product MKVYQHVNIVTCDQDFHVYLDGVLAVKDSQIVYVGQEEPEILEQAEQIIDYQGAWIMPGLVNCHTHSAMTGLRGIRDDSNLHEWLNDYIWPAEAGFTPDMTTKAVKEALTEMLQSGTTTFNDMYNPNGVDIERIYQAVKASKMRCYFSPTLFSSEGETTDETISRTRAIIEEILEYKNPNFKVMVAPHSPYSCNQDLLEESLAMAKELDIPIHIHVAETKEESGIILKRYGKRPLAFLEELGYLDHPSVFAHGVELNEREIERLATSHVAIAHNPISNLKLASGIAPIIQLQKAGVAVGIATDSVASNNNLDMFEEGRTAALLQKMKSGDASQFPIETALKALTIEGAKVLAMEKQIGSLEVGKQADFLVIQPQGKIHLQPQENMLSHLVYAVKSSDVDDVYIAGEQVVKQGKVLTVEI; this is encoded by the coding sequence ATGAAAGTCTATCAGCATGTAAATATCGTGACTTGTGACCAAGATTTCCATGTTTATTTGGATGGTGTCTTAGCCGTTAAGGATTCTCAAATCGTCTATGTCGGCCAAGAGGAGCCTGAGATTTTAGAGCAAGCTGAGCAGATTATAGACTATCAGGGAGCCTGGATTATGCCTGGTTTGGTTAATTGCCATACCCATTCTGCTATGACAGGCTTGCGAGGGATCCGGGATGATAGTAATCTCCATGAATGGCTCAATGATTATATTTGGCCAGCAGAAGCAGGATTTACTCCCGACATGACTACCAAGGCGGTCAAAGAGGCTCTGACAGAGATGCTCCAGTCAGGGACAACAACCTTCAATGATATGTATAATCCCAATGGTGTGGATATTGAAAGAATTTATCAGGCAGTCAAGGCATCTAAGATGCGTTGTTATTTCTCACCGACTCTCTTTTCTTCAGAAGGTGAAACAACTGATGAGACCATAAGTAGAACACGTGCCATCATCGAGGAAATCTTAGAATATAAAAATCCAAATTTCAAGGTTATGGTAGCACCCCATTCTCCATACAGTTGTAATCAAGATTTGCTGGAAGAGAGCTTAGCTATGGCAAAAGAGCTGGACATTCCTATTCATATCCATGTGGCGGAGACCAAGGAGGAATCAGGAATTATCCTCAAACGATACGGTAAACGCCCCCTCGCCTTTCTAGAAGAACTAGGTTACTTAGATCATCCGTCTGTCTTTGCTCACGGGGTTGAACTAAACGAGAGAGAAATTGAACGCTTGGCAACTTCTCATGTGGCTATCGCCCATAATCCTATTAGTAACCTCAAACTGGCCTCAGGAATCGCTCCAATCATCCAACTCCAAAAAGCAGGAGTAGCAGTTGGAATTGCGACTGACTCGGTTGCTTCCAATAACAATCTAGATATGTTTGAGGAAGGACGGACAGCAGCCCTTCTTCAGAAAATGAAGAGTGGAGATGCCAGCCAGTTCCCTATCGAGACAGCCCTTAAGGCACTGACAATCGAAGGGGCTAAGGTTCTAGCAATGGAAAAGCAGATAGGAAGCCTAGAAGTTGGCAAGCAGGCAGATTTTCTCGTGATTCAACCACAAGGAAAAATCCATCTCCAACCTCAGGAAAATATGCTCTCTCACCTCGTTTATGCAGTCAAATCCAGTGATGTTGATGATGTTTATATCGCTGGAGAACAGGTAGTTAAGCAAGGCAAAGTTTTAACAGTAGAGATTTAA
- the rplJ gene encoding 50S ribosomal protein L10, translating into MSEAIIAKKAELVDVVAEKMKAAASIVVVDARGLTVEQDTVLRRELRGSEVEYKVIKNSILRRAAEKAGLEDLASVFVGPSAVAFSNEDVIAPAKILNDFAKNAEALEIKGGAIEGAVASKEEIVALATLPNREGLLSMLLSVLQAPVRNVALAVKAVADNKEDAA; encoded by the coding sequence ATGAGTGAAGCAATTATTGCTAAAAAAGCGGAACTAGTTGACGTAGTAGCTGAAAAAATGAAAGCTGCTGCATCTATCGTCGTTGTAGACGCTCGTGGTTTAACAGTTGAGCAAGATACAGTTCTTCGTCGTGAGCTTCGTGGAAGCGAAGTTGAGTATAAAGTCATTAAAAACTCAATCTTGCGTCGTGCAGCTGAAAAAGCTGGTCTTGAAGATCTTGCATCAGTATTTGTTGGACCATCTGCAGTAGCATTTTCTAACGAAGATGTTATCGCACCAGCGAAAATCTTGAACGATTTTGCTAAAAACGCTGAAGCACTTGAAATCAAAGGTGGTGCAATCGAAGGCGCTGTCGCATCTAAAGAAGAAATCGTTGCTCTTGCAACTCTTCCAAACCGCGAAGGACTTCTTTCTATGCTCCTTTCTGTACTTCAAGCGCCAGTGCGCAACGTTGCTCTTGCAGTCAAAGCGGTTGCAGACAACAAAGAAGACGCAGCTTAA
- the rplL gene encoding 50S ribosomal protein L7/L12, with translation MALNIENIIAEIKEASILELNDLVKAIEEEFGVTAAAPVAVAAAGAADAGAAKDSFDVELTAAGDKKVGVIKVVREITGLGLKEAKELVDGAPGVIKEGVPTAEAEEIKAKLEEAGASVTLK, from the coding sequence ATGGCATTGAACATTGAAAACATTATTGCTGAAATTAAAGAAGCTTCAATCCTTGAATTGAACGACCTTGTAAAAGCTATCGAAGAAGAATTTGGTGTAACTGCAGCTGCTCCTGTAGCTGTTGCTGCAGCTGGTGCTGCTGACGCTGGTGCTGCTAAAGACTCATTTGACGTTGAGTTGACAGCTGCTGGTGACAAAAAAGTTGGCGTTATCAAAGTTGTACGTGAAATCACTGGTCTTGGACTTAAAGAAGCTAAAGAACTTGTTGATGGTGCACCAGGTGTCATCAAAGAAGGCGTTCCAACTGCAGAAGCTGAAGAAATCAAAGCTAAATTGGAAGAAGCTGGAGCTTCAGTTACTCTTAAATAA
- a CDS encoding replication initiator protein A, translating into MKRITANQYQTSERYYKLPKILFEDEKYMDMKLEVKVAYSILKDRLELSLSRGWIDEEGAVYLVFSNSKLMRLLGCSKSKLLSIKKTLKEYDLIDEVQQSSSEKGRLANKIYLGELSSTPVGNSNRPSVKKRLGQVENETAPVSHSAPSETEVSETEISETESLFIEDEEDRNTQPILKRKVEKVTKYDRDYIWGLVQDQFRREGFSETASEIAMTDFERIYQYALDNVRFIRRAEVLAEFVFNGLYSVWNNRVRKGGG; encoded by the coding sequence ATGAAAAGAATTACCGCAAATCAATACCAAACTTCAGAACGGTATTATAAATTACCTAAAATTCTTTTTGAGGATGAGAAATATATGGATATGAAACTAGAAGTAAAGGTGGCTTATTCTATTTTAAAAGATCGTTTAGAATTATCTCTCAGTCGTGGTTGGATAGATGAAGAAGGAGCAGTCTATTTAGTATTTTCTAATTCTAAACTGATGAGACTGTTAGGTTGTTCGAAGTCAAAATTACTGTCCATCAAAAAAACTCTTAAAGAATATGACTTAATTGATGAAGTCCAACAGTCCTCAAGTGAGAAAGGAAGACTAGCTAATAAGATTTATTTAGGGGAATTATCTTCTACCCCAGTAGGTAATTCAAACAGGCCTAGTGTTAAAAAAAGACTAGGGCAGGTTGAAAATGAAACGGCCCCTGTCTCACATTCAGCCCCTAGTGAGACTGAAGTTAGTGAGACTGAAATTAGTGAGACTGAATCTTTATTTATTGAGGATGAGGAGGATAGGAATACTCAACCTATCTTGAAAAGAAAAGTAGAAAAGGTCACAAAATATGATCGAGATTATATTTGGGGATTGGTACAGGATCAATTTAGACGAGAAGGTTTTTCTGAAACAGCTAGTGAGATTGCTATGACTGATTTTGAAAGAATCTATCAGTATGCTCTTGACAATGTTCGCTTTATTAGACGAGCGGAAGTTTTGGCTGAATTTGTGTTTAATGGCTTATATTCTGTTTGGAATAACCGTGTTAGAAAAGGAGGTGGTTAA
- the dcm gene encoding DNA (cytosine-5-)-methyltransferase, protein MRFIDLFSGIGGFRLGMGSVGHECIGFCEIDKFARESYKSIFQTKGEIEFHDIRDVSDDEFKKLRGKVDVICGGFPCQAFSIAGRRLGFEDTRGTLFFEIARAAKQIQPRFLFLENVKGLLNHDKGRTFTTILTTLDELGFDVEWQVLNSKDFGVPQNRERVFIIGHSRKKGTRLLFPFRREGQATNSEILKTLGNLNPSKSGMSGKVYYLEGLAPTLVRGKGEGFKVAIPCMTPDRLDKRQNGRRFKENQEPMFTLNTQDRHGIVVVGDLPTSFKETGRVYGSEGLSPTLTTMQGGDKIPKILIPEPIQFLKVREATKKGYAQAEIGDSINLERPSSQYRRGRVGKGIANTLTTSGQMGVVVGGYEGEDKQVYHVAGVLIDGKFYRLRIRRITPKECFRLQGFPDWAFEAARKVSSNSQLYKQAGNSVTVPVIAAIAQKLKEIEEKDESFK, encoded by the coding sequence ATGAGATTTATTGATTTATTTTCAGGTATCGGTGGTTTTAGACTTGGAATGGGAAGTGTTGGACACGAGTGTATTGGATTTTGTGAGATTGATAAATTTGCTAGAGAATCTTATAAGTCCATTTTTCAAACGAAAGGAGAAATAGAATTTCATGACATACGAGATGTTTCAGATGACGAATTTAAAAAACTTAGAGGGAAAGTCGATGTCATCTGTGGGGGATTCCCTTGTCAAGCATTTTCAATCGCAGGAAGACGATTGGGATTTGAAGATACTAGAGGAACTTTGTTCTTTGAAATTGCTCGGGCGGCCAAACAAATCCAACCACGTTTTCTTTTTCTTGAAAATGTTAAAGGCCTACTCAATCACGATAAGGGACGGACGTTCACCACAATCCTTACCACACTTGATGAGTTGGGGTTTGATGTTGAGTGGCAGGTGCTTAACAGTAAGGATTTTGGCGTTCCCCAAAACAGAGAGAGGGTGTTTATTATCGGACATTCTAGAAAGAAAGGTACCAGACTCTTATTTCCTTTCAGACGAGAAGGTCAAGCAACTAACTCTGAGATTTTAAAAACATTAGGGAATTTGAATCCATCAAAAAGTGGAATGAGCGGTAAAGTCTATTATTTAGAAGGTCTTGCGCCAACCTTAGTTCGTGGTAAAGGAGAAGGATTTAAAGTTGCGATTCCTTGTATGACACCAGACAGATTAGACAAGAGACAAAATGGTAGACGCTTTAAGGAAAACCAAGAGCCGATGTTTACTTTAAATACTCAGGATCGTCATGGTATTGTCGTTGTTGGAGATTTACCAACTAGCTTTAAGGAAACTGGTCGCGTCTATGGAAGTGAGGGCTTATCTCCAACACTGACTACGATGCAAGGAGGAGATAAAATCCCCAAAATACTAATTCCAGAACCAATCCAATTTCTAAAAGTACGGGAAGCAACGAAAAAAGGATATGCTCAAGCAGAAATAGGAGATTCAATCAATTTAGAAAGACCAAGTTCTCAGTATCGTCGAGGTAGAGTTGGAAAAGGTATAGCGAATACGTTAACAACTAGTGGTCAAATGGGAGTAGTAGTGGGTGGCTATGAAGGAGAAGATAAACAAGTTTATCATGTAGCTGGTGTCTTGATAGATGGAAAATTTTACCGTTTGAGAATACGACGAATCACCCCTAAAGAGTGTTTTCGCCTACAGGGCTTTCCTGATTGGGCTTTTGAAGCTGCTAGAAAAGTCTCTAGTAATAGTCAGCTCTATAAACAAGCTGGTAATAGTGTAACAGTTCCTGTGATTGCCGCAATCGCACAGAAATTAAAAGAAATAGAGGAAAAAGATGAAAGCTTTAAATAA
- a CDS encoding arsenate reductase family protein, whose product MIDLYLSKNSQRNQLLLDFFQNYGIEVSCHSVSEMTKDKLIEMMSYSSDCFEFLSPNLLRFKNRDNLRLTDFVEMILKNPELTIRLPLAVSNKRVYPNLNLEEARALLPRDTKQLIYMAQTHYLSN is encoded by the coding sequence ATGATTGATCTCTATCTAAGTAAAAATAGCCAAAGAAATCAACTTCTTTTAGACTTCTTCCAAAACTATGGCATCGAGGTATCTTGTCATTCAGTTTCTGAAATGACAAAGGACAAATTAATTGAGATGATGAGCTATTCTTCAGATTGTTTTGAATTTTTATCTCCCAATTTATTACGATTTAAGAACCGTGACAATCTGAGATTAACGGATTTCGTTGAGATGATCTTAAAAAATCCTGAACTAACCATCAGACTTCCTCTTGCGGTTTCAAATAAGCGGGTTTATCCAAATCTGAATTTGGAAGAGGCTAGAGCTCTATTGCCAAGAGATACGAAACAATTGATTTACATGGCACAAACACATTATTTATCTAACTAA
- a CDS encoding CPBP family intramembrane glutamic endopeptidase, with amino-acid sequence MKRIIPVYLFQQVNVLLVSLYLLKLFCIGELTILQILYGASLISFLGMYGQRKQVAKVNMKIRIKWIGIGFVSLLIISICFSLIYAQGSTNQANLIGLQHQVPWFSFLLFLINASMVEEFLYREILWNLVRKLDIRVALTSVLFALAHHPETILAWCLYVSLGMFLGMVRYKSDLWGSMGLHLVWNLLVYSLLLF; translated from the coding sequence ATGAAAAGAATAATTCCAGTTTATTTATTCCAACAAGTAAATGTCCTATTGGTATCCCTATACTTACTGAAATTGTTTTGTATCGGTGAGTTAACTATACTACAGATTCTCTATGGAGCGTCTCTCATTTCTTTTTTAGGGATGTATGGTCAACGAAAACAAGTGGCCAAGGTCAATATGAAAATTAGGATAAAGTGGATTGGTATTGGATTCGTTAGCCTACTGATTATAAGTATATGTTTTAGTCTGATTTATGCTCAAGGAAGCACGAATCAAGCAAACTTAATTGGCCTTCAACATCAAGTTCCTTGGTTTTCATTTTTATTGTTCTTAATCAATGCGAGTATGGTTGAAGAATTTTTGTATAGAGAAATTTTATGGAACTTGGTTAGAAAATTAGATATTCGAGTTGCTTTGACAAGTGTTTTATTTGCCTTAGCTCATCATCCAGAAACTATTTTAGCTTGGTGTTTATATGTTTCATTGGGAATGTTTTTAGGGATGGTACGCTATAAATCGGACTTATGGGGCAGTATGGGGCTACATTTAGTGTGGAACCTACTAGTTTATAGTTTGCTGCTTTTTTAG
- a CDS encoding VirD4-like conjugal transfer protein, CD1115 family, whose translation MYSGKKFLLFSLLGILLGYLFHRLTLLYDSYTGDALDKWSRLLMEGQDEVLQSPWNLSFTGKSSAFFLLGFVIMLLIYLYIETGKKQYREGVEYGSARFGTLKEKKLFYGKEFSHDTILAQDVRLTLLDKKPPQYDRNKNIAVIGGSGSGKTFRFVKPNLIQMNSSNIVVDPKDHLAEKTGKLFLENGYQVKVLDLVNMKNSDGFNPFRYIEAENDLNRMLTVYFNNTKGSGSRSDPFWDEASMTLVRALASYLVDFYNPPKTREQLIEESRLSQKEYQNLLKRQKKEVEERKKRGRYPSFAEISKLIKHLSNGENQEKSVLEILFENYAKKYGTENFTMRNWADFQNYKDKTLDSVIAVTTAKFALFNIQSVMDLTKRDTLDMKTWGKEKSMVYLVIPDNDSTFRFLSALFFTTVFQTLTRQADIDFKGQLPLHVRFYLDEFPNIGEIPDFAEQTSTVRSRNMSLVPILQNIAQLQGLYKEKEAWKTILGNCDSLVYLGGNDEDTFKFMSGLLGKQTIDVRNTSRSFGQTGSGSLSHQKIARDLMTPDEVGNMKRHECLVRIANMPVFKSKKYNSTKHPNWKYLANQETDERWWNYQINPLNQRQENHLEGLRIRDLTFESSLK comes from the coding sequence ATGTACAGTGGAAAGAAATTCCTACTATTCTCACTGTTAGGTATCTTACTAGGTTATCTTTTTCATCGTTTGACGCTTTTGTATGATTCTTATACTGGAGATGCCCTAGATAAATGGAGTCGTCTCCTGATGGAAGGTCAAGATGAAGTTCTTCAGTCGCCATGGAATCTTTCTTTTACTGGAAAATCAAGTGCTTTTTTTCTACTAGGTTTTGTTATTATGTTGCTGATTTATCTCTATATAGAGACTGGTAAAAAACAATACCGAGAAGGAGTAGAATACGGAAGTGCCCGTTTTGGCACTCTAAAAGAAAAGAAGCTCTTTTACGGTAAGGAATTTTCTCATGATACGATCTTAGCACAAGATGTTCGTTTGACATTGTTAGATAAAAAACCACCCCAATATGATAGAAATAAGAATATTGCGGTGATCGGAGGTTCAGGAAGTGGGAAGACATTTCGCTTTGTGAAACCCAATCTGATTCAGATGAATAGTTCTAATATTGTAGTGGATCCTAAAGATCATTTGGCCGAGAAAACAGGTAAACTCTTTTTAGAAAATGGTTACCAAGTAAAGGTGTTAGATTTAGTCAATATGAAGAACTCAGATGGTTTCAATCCTTTTCGCTATATAGAGGCAGAAAATGATTTGAATCGCATGCTGACGGTTTATTTTAATAATACCAAAGGCTCTGGATCCCGTAGTGATCCATTTTGGGATGAAGCTTCTATGACTTTGGTACGAGCTTTAGCCTCCTACTTGGTCGATTTCTATAATCCACCCAAAACAAGAGAACAGCTCATAGAAGAAAGTCGTTTAAGTCAAAAAGAATACCAAAACTTGTTGAAACGTCAAAAAAAAGAAGTGGAAGAGCGAAAAAAACGAGGGCGTTATCCAAGTTTTGCTGAAATCTCAAAACTCATTAAACACTTATCCAATGGTGAAAACCAAGAAAAAAGTGTCTTAGAAATTTTATTTGAAAATTATGCTAAAAAGTATGGGACTGAAAATTTTACCATGCGAAATTGGGCAGATTTTCAAAATTATAAGGATAAGACCCTGGATTCTGTTATAGCTGTAACCACTGCTAAATTTGCCCTCTTCAATATTCAAAGTGTCATGGATTTGACCAAAAGAGATACCCTTGATATGAAGACATGGGGCAAGGAAAAATCAATGGTTTACTTAGTTATCCCAGATAACGATAGTACCTTTCGCTTTCTTTCAGCCCTCTTTTTTACAACCGTATTTCAAACCCTGACAAGACAAGCAGATATTGATTTTAAGGGTCAGTTGCCTCTTCATGTGAGATTTTACTTAGATGAGTTCCCAAATATCGGAGAAATTCCAGATTTTGCTGAACAAACCTCAACAGTCCGTTCTCGAAATATGAGTCTCGTTCCTATTCTACAAAATATTGCCCAACTTCAAGGGCTCTATAAAGAAAAAGAAGCTTGGAAAACCATTCTTGGGAACTGTGATAGCTTAGTCTACTTAGGTGGTAATGATGAAGATACCTTTAAATTTATGAGTGGTTTACTCGGTAAACAAACCATTGATGTTCGAAATACTAGTCGTTCCTTTGGCCAGACAGGTTCAGGATCCCTTTCTCATCAAAAGATTGCTCGTGATTTAATGACACCTGATGAAGTCGGAAATATGAAACGGCATGAATGCTTGGTCCGAATTGCCAATATGCCTGTCTTTAAAAGCAAAAAATACAATTCAACCAAGCATCCAAACTGGAAGTACCTAGCCAATCAAGAAACCGATGAACGGTGGTGGAACTATCAAATCAATCCTTTGAATCAAAGACAAGAAAATCATCTTGAAGGCCTTAGAATTCGTGATTTAACTTTTGAATCTAGTTTAAAATAA
- a CDS encoding conjugal transfer protein TrbL, whose product MNLSLVSPFVYLASEKISAENLFEGFNVDLQSTVDLIKSLSSYNPTVWTYMSSITKSVMQPLGVAILSVVLILEFSKMAKKIANSGGAMTFEALAPMLISYIMVAVVITNTTVIVEAIIGIASHAIEQVASIVAHGGAKYDTISGLKGSGFIGRMIVGFFALLIWLVRIVSAAMVNLLVSIRFIQLYLMIPFAPLTIPTFLSDEWKSIGIGYLKNIMVYAVQGVLIFLIVSLVPLFESAGKIAVSNGAGVLQSLAIMFGSLVQAILLIIALVGSQRTARSILGM is encoded by the coding sequence ATGAATCTTAGTTTAGTCTCACCCTTTGTTTACCTTGCATCTGAAAAAATATCAGCTGAAAATTTATTTGAAGGATTTAATGTGGATTTACAATCTACGGTAGATCTGATTAAATCCCTATCTAGCTACAATCCAACCGTTTGGACTTATATGTCTAGTATTACTAAAAGTGTCATGCAGCCCCTTGGAGTTGCGATTTTATCAGTTGTTCTCATCTTAGAATTTTCGAAGATGGCAAAGAAAATTGCTAACTCAGGAGGAGCGATGACCTTTGAAGCATTAGCACCGATGTTGATTAGTTATATCATGGTCGCAGTTGTAATTACCAATACTACCGTTATTGTAGAAGCCATCATCGGGATTGCAAGTCACGCCATTGAACAAGTGGCTTCGATTGTGGCTCACGGTGGCGCAAAGTATGATACAATCTCTGGATTAAAAGGTTCAGGATTTATTGGCCGTATGATTGTAGGCTTTTTCGCCCTCCTCATTTGGCTTGTTCGGATAGTAAGTGCAGCTATGGTCAATCTTTTGGTATCTATTCGATTTATTCAACTCTACCTTATGATTCCATTTGCCCCTCTTACGATTCCAACATTTTTAAGCGATGAATGGAAGTCTATTGGTATTGGCTATTTAAAAAATATTATGGTTTATGCGGTACAAGGGGTTCTTATTTTTCTGATTGTTTCTCTTGTTCCTTTATTTGAATCTGCTGGGAAAATAGCTGTTTCAAATGGTGCAGGAGTCTTGCAATCACTTGCGATTATGTTTGGTAGTTTGGTACAAGCTATCTTACTGATTATTGCCCTCGTTGGTTCTCAACGTACGGCTCGCTCAATCTTAGGTATGTAA
- a CDS encoding PrgI family protein codes for MNTRVFKDISKYQHRAWLGFTTRQIIFVLPAFIVTIIVLGLNLFFWQFGDWFVYGFVFAFTIPLMLFGVYKPNDLYFEHYLKYRLHFELTVPLRTITGKKGPEHEKKIKYIKETKNFND; via the coding sequence ATGAATACACGTGTCTTTAAAGACATCTCAAAATACCAACACAGGGCTTGGTTAGGTTTCACCACAAGACAAATCATCTTTGTTTTACCAGCTTTTATTGTCACAATTATTGTTTTGGGTTTGAATCTCTTTTTCTGGCAATTTGGAGATTGGTTTGTTTACGGTTTTGTGTTTGCTTTTACCATCCCCCTCATGCTTTTTGGAGTCTATAAACCCAATGATTTATATTTTGAACATTATTTGAAATACCGTCTTCATTTTGAACTAACGGTTCCCCTACGCACAATTACAGGAAAGAAAGGACCTGAACATGAAAAGAAAATCAAATACATTAAAGAAACAAAAAACTTCAATGACTAA